In Porites lutea chromosome 1, jaPorLute2.1, whole genome shotgun sequence, a single genomic region encodes these proteins:
- the LOC140935083 gene encoding steroid 17-alpha-hydroxylase/17,20 lyase-like: MSPWFVTIYDFLSLGNVFLFLLLLFLLHYLMVLYEFRNMPPGPRLTTLPVLGNIFCLDHRAKRFPDTFRSLKENFGGVFSLKLGSYNFVMASTTDAVKEVLVKKSADYAGRPQMHVFYTSTLGGKDIVFGNGPAWKFYRKLFTTALRQYLSNFPLIESRVSTQAEKLVQFVEQQDGKAFDPADCLQRAVADVICGITFKEGTNTSHPDMDKLLKLNVTFAASADDVQMASFLSFFPWACHLPFNAADRIIKLFFKMHAIIRKSLRERMKTFDPTEPVEDFMSALLKTRHDFEVECETDEERSALLSEDHFIAAIEDMFFGGYETTSTTLRFAIAFLASHPNYQEAIQHQLDEVLGDRRPSLDDRPNLPLVQATILETLRLGNVLPMALPHIALVDTILCGYRVPKDTVIFANTESVHLNPNCWEDPTVFNPYRHIDADGKLITNQGNFYPFGAGRRVCAGEPLAKVELFLFSSWLLQSFTFLPADGHPPKSKASIIQFPEHYKIRAIKRK, encoded by the exons ATGTCGCCTTGGTTTGTCACGATTTACGATTTCCTTAGCCTtggaaatgtttttttatttttacttttgctGTTCCTCCTGCATTACTTGATGGTGCTCTACGAGTTCAGAAACATGCCACCCGGTCCACGCTTAACAACTCTCCCTGTGCTTGGAAACATATTTTGTCTTGACCATAGGGCGAAACGATTCCCCGACACCTTTAGAAG CCTTAAAGAAAACTTCGGAGGGGTTTTCTCCTTGAAGCTCGGAAGTTACAACTTCGTTATGGCTTCAACTACTGATGCTGTCAAAGAAGTCCTCGTAAAGAAGTCGGCTGATTACGCCGGAAGACCacaaatgcatgttttttacACATCCACCCTGG GTGGAAAAGATATAGTATTTGGAAATGGACCTGCCTGGAAATTTTATCGCAAACTCTTCACCACAGCGTTAAGGCAGTACCTCTCCAACTTTCCTTTAATAGAGAGTCGTGTTTCAACCCAGGCTGAGAAACTGGTGCAATTCGTTGAACAACAAGATGGAAAAGCTTTCGATCCTGCAGATTGCTTACAGCGAGCCGTTGCCGACGTTATATGTGGAATTACGTTTAAAGAGGGCACCAACACATCGCACCCCGATATGGATAAGCTTCTTAAGCTGAATGTAACGTTTGCCGCAAGTGCTGACGATGTCCAGATGGCGTCTTTCTTGTCCTTTTTTCCGTGGGCATGTCACTTGCCTTTTAATGCTGCTGACCGCATCATCAAGCTCTTCTTTAAAATGCACGCCATCATCCGCAAGTCACTCAGAGAGAGAATGAAAACTTTTGACCCGACCGAGCCAGTAGAAGATTTCATGTCAGCATTGCTTAAAACCCGACATGACTTTGAGGTAGAATGTGAGACTGATGAAGAGAGATCTGCTCTACTGTCCGAAGATCATTTCATCGCCGCCATCGAGGATATGTTTTTTGGTGGTTACGAAACCACCAGTACCACATTGAGATTTGCCATTGCTTTTCTGGCTAGTCATCCAAATTACCAAGAGGCCATTCAGCACCAGTTAGATGAGGTACTTGGTGATCGACGACCTTCCTTGGATGACCGTCCCAATCTGCCTCTCGTTCAAGCAACAATCTTAGAAACATTGAGACTTGGAAACGTGCTGCCGATGGCGCTTCCCCATATCGCCCTCGTCGATACAATTCTATGTGGCTACCGTGTTCCCAAGGATACCGTCATTTTTGCTAACACAGAGTCCGTCCATTTGAATCCCAACTGCTGGGAAGACCCCACCGTCTTTAACCCATACCGCCATATTGATGCAGACGGCAAGCTGATCACCAACCAAGGTAATTTCTATCCTTTTGGAGCTGGACGTCGGGTTTGTGCTGGTGAACCTTTGGCTAAAGTTGAGCTGTTCCTGTTTTCTTCATGGTTGCTGCAGAGCTTCACATTTCTTCCAGCTGATGGCCATCCTCCAAAATCAAAGGCAAGTATAATTCAGTTTCCTGAACATTACAAGATACGTGCGATCAAACGCAAATGA
- the LOC140944791 gene encoding steroid 17-alpha-hydroxylase/17,20 lyase-like, with product MSPVLATIYDSLSLGNVFLLLLLFFLLHYLIVLYEFRNMPPGPRLSSLPVLGNIFSLDLNADRMPDTFKSLKKTYGDIFSLKVGSYNLIMASSSEAVKEMLVKKSADFSGRSDLYTFYKITLGGKDIVFGNYGPAWRFYRKLFITALRQYVSDSPLIESRVSPQAEKLIHFMEQQNGAPFDPADCLQRIVADVICGIIFQDGLNTKNPDMDKLLKLNVKFAESADAVKMAFILDFFRGARHLPIKARQDRIVQLFYDMYDIIRKLLRERKETFDPSEPVEDFMSALLRARYDLDAECKSDEERSAVLSEDYFIAAIEDMFLAGFESTSTTLRFALAFLANHPNYQEDIQRQLDEVLDGRSPSLEDRLKLPLIQAMILETLRLGNVVPLAIPHVALTDTTLGGYRVPKDTIIFANTEAVHLDPKCWEDPTVFNPYRHTDADGNLITNQGNFYPFGAGRRVCAGESLAKVELFLFSSWLLQNFTFLPAEGHPPKSKASIIQFPQRYKIRAIKRN from the exons ATGTCGCCTGTACTTGCCACGATTTACGATTCTCTCAGCCTTGGAAATGTTTTTCTGCTGTTGCTTCTGTTTTTCCTTCTGCATTACTTGATTGTGCTCTACGAGTTCAGAAACATGCCACCCGGCCCTCGTTTGTCGTCCCTTCCTGTGTTGGGGAACATATTTTCCCTCGACCTTAATGCAGACAGAATGCCAGACACTTTTAAAAG TCTCAAGAAAACGTACGGGGATATTTTTTCGCTTAAAGTTGGAAGCTACAATTTGATTATGGCTTCAAGTTCTGAGGCTGTCAAAGAGATGCTTGTAAAGAAATCTGCTGATTTCTCTGGGAGATCAGATTTGTACACCTTCTACAAAATAACCTTAG GTGGAAAAGACATCGTTTTTGGTAACTATGGACCTGCGTGGAGGTTTTATCGAAAATTGTTTATTACGGCTCTTCGCCAGTACGTGTCGGACAGCCCTCTTATAGAAAGCAGAGTCTCGCCTCAGGCCGAGAAATTGATACATTTTATGGAACAACAAAATGGGGCGCCTTTTGATCCTGCAGATTGCTTGCAGCGAATTGTTGCCGATGTCATTTGTGGTATAATTTTTCAAGACGGCTTGAACACGAAGAACCCAGATATGGACAAACTTTTGAAGCTGAATGTTAAGTTTGCTGAGAGTGCGGATGCAGTCAAGATGGCCTTCATCTTGGACTTTTTTCGGGGCGCGCGTCACTTGCCAATAAAGGCAAGGCAGGATCGCATTGTCCAGCTCTTCTATGATATGTACGATATTATTCGCAAGCTGTTaagggaaagaaaagaaacatttgaCCCAAGCGAGCCAGTGGAGGACTTTATGTCAGCTTTACTTCGAGCCAGATACGACCTTGATGCAGAATGCAAGAGCGACGAAGAACGATCCGCTGTCCTCTCAGAAGATTATTTCATCGCCGCCATCGAGGACATGTTTCTTGCTGGCTTTGAGTCCACAAGCACTACATTGAGATTTGCCCTTGCCTTCCTGGCTAACCATCCAAATTATCAAGAGGATATTCAGCGTCAGCTAGATGAAGTGCTTGATGGACGAAGCCCCTCCTTAGAAGATCGCCTTAAGCTGCCACTCATTCAGGCGATGATCTTGGAAACACTGAGGCTAGGGAATGTGGTGCCACTTGCGATACCTCATGTTGCCCTTACCGATACAACTCTAGGTGGCTACCGTGTTCCTAAGGATACGATCATTTTTGCCAACACAGAAGCCGTCCATCTAGATCCAAAATGCTGGGAAGATCCCACCGTTTTTAATCCATACCGCCATACTGATGCAGACGGCAACTTGATCACCAACCAAGGTAATTTTTATCCTTTTGGAGCTGGACGTCGGGTTTGTGCTGGTGAATCTTTGGCTAAAGTTGAATTGTTTCTGTTTTCATCTTGGCTGCTGCAGAACTTCACGTTTCTGCCTGCGGAAGGTCATCCTCCGAAGTCAAAGGCAAGTATCATCCAGTTTCCACAACGTTACAAGATACGTGCGATCAAACGCAACTGA